From the genome of Sphingobacterium kitahiroshimense, one region includes:
- a CDS encoding site-specific integrase — MEQTKKSTFKLLFYLKKNELKKNGNAPIMARITIDGTPKTFGTKLEINPNNWDLKYGRVEGKSATALSVNQKLDNIRGRIDKIYEDMLKHEGFATAQKVKLSFLGVGVMEDAVLKVFKDQNEDFEKMVAKGKRSQSTYSKYNTVYNHLSEFIRERYHRDDMAFRELTSDFIREFDFFLRIDKECTHNTVWVYTMPVIALAELAIKKGLIRDNPFEDYEISMEETDRSYLLKEDVETLMLLKPSKPRYELVKDLFIFSCFTGLSYIDIKKLKWSNIQSFFDGHQWIISRRKKSDVASNVRLLEIPKRIIEKYRGVTRNDFVFPMPSNATCNTHIGKLIEEASIVTEQKVTFHTARHTFATMFLTEGVPLESLSKMMGHKNISTTQIYAKITSQKISKDMDLVAPKFQAMEEAFLAAI; from the coding sequence ATGGAACAGACAAAAAAGTCCACGTTCAAACTGCTTTTCTACCTGAAAAAGAACGAACTGAAAAAGAACGGTAATGCACCAATTATGGCACGTATTACCATTGATGGAACACCTAAAACTTTCGGAACAAAGTTAGAAATCAATCCTAATAATTGGGATTTAAAATACGGAAGAGTTGAGGGAAAGAGTGCCACCGCTTTGAGCGTTAACCAAAAATTGGATAACATACGTGGACGTATCGACAAGATTTACGAAGATATGCTGAAGCACGAGGGGTTTGCAACCGCCCAAAAAGTAAAGCTCTCGTTTTTAGGTGTTGGTGTAATGGAAGATGCCGTACTAAAAGTCTTTAAAGACCAAAACGAAGACTTTGAAAAAATGGTCGCTAAGGGAAAACGCTCTCAAAGCACATATAGCAAGTACAACACTGTTTACAATCACCTTAGCGAATTTATAAGGGAGCGTTACCATCGTGACGATATGGCTTTCCGAGAACTCACTTCTGATTTTATCCGTGAGTTTGATTTCTTTCTTCGCATTGATAAGGAATGTACCCATAATACGGTTTGGGTTTACACAATGCCAGTTATTGCTTTGGCAGAATTGGCTATCAAGAAAGGCTTGATACGGGATAATCCTTTTGAAGATTATGAAATCAGTATGGAAGAAACCGACCGCAGCTACCTTTTAAAAGAGGATGTGGAAACTTTAATGCTCCTGAAACCATCTAAGCCCCGATATGAACTTGTAAAAGACCTTTTTATTTTCAGTTGCTTTACAGGGCTTTCTTACATTGATATTAAGAAACTGAAATGGAGCAATATCCAGTCTTTCTTTGATGGACACCAATGGATAATCAGCAGGAGGAAGAAATCAGATGTTGCCTCCAACGTCCGTCTTTTGGAAATCCCCAAACGCATCATTGAGAAATATCGTGGAGTTACAAGAAATGATTTTGTATTCCCAATGCCATCCAATGCGACTTGCAACACGCATATAGGTAAACTTATTGAGGAAGCGAGTATTGTTACAGAACAGAAAGTTACATTCCACACCGCCCGTCACACATTCGCCACAATGTTTTTGACCGAGGGCGTACCGCTTGAAAGTCTTAGCAAAATGATGGGGCATAAAAATATTTCCACCACACAGATTTACGCCAAAATCACAAGCCAAAAAATCAGTAAGGATATGGATTTAGTTGCCCCAAAATTTCAGGCTATGGAAGAAGCATTTTTAGCCGCAATCTGA